A single window of Drosophila suzukii chromosome 3, CBGP_Dsuzu_IsoJpt1.0, whole genome shotgun sequence DNA harbors:
- the LOC108018680 gene encoding UNC93-like protein MFSD11: protein MDFKFLMILILGFGFMFVFTAFQTMCNIEKTILDSISQEDDSFKGEGYTSLAIIYLFFSLSNWLAPSFISFTGPRVAMVVGALTYTAFMITFMFPSTVLLYVGSAVLGLGASITWTGQGTYLARCSESTTISRNSGVFWALLQCSMFIGNLFVYYQFQDKTRIDKETRNLVIGVLTVIAILGIVFLAALRFMADNAEHDNELEQKHTGCGQAMYALKSAGQLFLTKKMLLLSLAFFYTGLELSFFSGVFGSAIGFTTKIAETPKEIVGLVGICIGAGEVFGGGLFGILGNKTTRYGRDPIVIAGYVMHMAAFFMTFVNLPNSAPFKDTTDISYLDPPRASIALICAFLLGLGDACFNTQIYSMLGGEYVNNAVGAFALFKFTQSVAAAISFFYSSHFGLYVQLGILVVMGTIGTIAFVIVEWGFKRQHREQEALEK from the exons GTCTTCACGGCTTTCCAGACCATGTGTAACATAGAG AAAACCATACTGGACAGCATTTCCCAGGAAGATGATAGCTTTAAGGGTGAGGGCTACACCAGCCTGGCGATCATCTACCTGTTCTTCTCGCTCTCCAACTGGCTGGCACCCTCGTTCATCTCGTTCACCGGACCCCGAGTGGCCATGGTAGTGGGAGCACTGACCTACAC GGCCTTCATGATCACGTTCATGTTCCCATCCACGGTGCTGCTGTACGTGGGCAGCGCCGTGCTGGGATTGGGTGCCTCGATCACCTGGACGGGTCAAGGAACCTACCTGGCACGCTGCAGTGAATCCACGACCATCTCCCGCAACTCTGGCGTCTTCTGGGCCCTGCTGCAGTGCAGCATGTTCATCGGCAATCTGTTCGTGTACTATCAGTTCCAGGACAAGACCAGGATCGACAAGGAAACACGGAATCTGGTCATCGGCGTGCTCACCGTGATCGCCATTCTTGGCATAGTATTCCTGGCCGCCCTGAGATTCATGGCCGACAATGCCGAGCACGACAACGAACTGGAGCAGAAGCACACGGGCTGCGGACAGGCCATGTACGCCTTGAAGTCCGCAGGACAATTGTTCCTCACCAAGAAGATGCTGCTCCTCAGCTTGGCTTTCTTTTATACAG GTCTCGAGCTGTCATTCTTCAGTGGCGTTTTTGGATCGGCGATTGGATTCACCACGAAAATTGCTGAGACCCCGAAGGAGATCGTTGGCCTGGTGGGCATTTGCATTGGAGCCGGCGAGGTCTTCGGAGGAGGACTCTTTGGCATACTGGGCAACAAGACGACGCGATATGGACGCGATCCCATCGTGATTGCCGGCTATGTGATGCACATGGCGGCCTTCTTCATGACTTTCGTCAACCTGCCGAACAGCGCACCGTTCAAAGATACCACCGATATATCCTACCTGGATCCGCCCAGAGCCAGTATTGCGCTGATCTGTGCCTTTCTTTTGGGCCTGGGCGATGCCTGCTTCAACACCCAGATCTACTCGATGCTGGGCGGCGAGTATGTGAACAATGCCGTGGGCGCATTCGCCTTGTTCAAGTTCACCCAGTCGGTGGCGGCGGCCATCAGCTTCTTCTACTCCTCGCACTTCGGACTGTACGTTCAGCTGGGCATCCTGGTGGTCATGGGAACCATCGGCACCATCGCCTTCGTAATCGTCGAGTGGGGCTTCAAGAGGCAGCACCGCGAACAGGAGGCATTGGAGAAGTAA
- the LOC139353193 gene encoding uncharacterized protein, giving the protein MAKYFKKDIDFNVDLKRESTDGRTYGFMKTLRSDTPIPMAHKKIGSSTLLNRLRTWHEVDFNNDESESESTGEQGSLASVESPDGRTNSLTPFEMKRKMFDSAEFTITRGQKLSDNIHPTHSGLKVNIKDMEIDYMEDLEAYCRKMNIKLDK; this is encoded by the coding sequence ATGGCCAAATACTTTAAGAAGGATATTGACTTCAATGTTGATCTGAAAAGGGAGTCAACCGATGGACGCACCTACGGATTTATGAAGACCTTACGGTCGGATACGCCCATTCCCATGGCTCATAAGAAAATCGGTTCTTCAACACTGTTGAATAGGCTAAGAACGTGGCACGAAGTTGACTTTAACAATGATGAAAGCGAATCTGAGTCAACTGGAGAACAGGGTTCCTTAGCTTCAGTGGAATCGCCGGATGGCCGAACAAACTCATTGACTCCTTTTGAGATGAAACGGAAAATGTTTGATTCAGCAGAGTTCACCATAACACGAGGCCAGAAACTAAGTGATAATATTCATCCGACCCATTCCGGATTAAAAGTTAATATCAAAGATATGGAAATTGATTATATGGAAGATTTGGAGGCCTATTGTCGCAAAATGAACATAAAGTTAGACAAATAA